A DNA window from Tachysurus vachellii isolate PV-2020 chromosome 20, HZAU_Pvac_v1, whole genome shotgun sequence contains the following coding sequences:
- the LOC132863717 gene encoding voltage-gated hydrogen channel 1-like: MVECENTLLLFKSDLHSSAVAKLSGWVKDMIAVVILVILDALFVLCELLLDLSIIEADEHHIAPQEFHYLSLALLTFFMVELGFKLYAFQLEFFNRKFEVFDGIVVILSFIMNIAYIFKENTFDARGLLILLRLWIIIGILLSVKSQADHKVHKLKEENDRLLHQISELQEHKTAMEQEVKALLKYYIKHS; the protein is encoded by the exons ATGGTAGAGTGTGAAAACACACTGCTCCTGTTTAAGAGCGACCTACACAGTAGCGCTGTAGCCAAACTTAGCGGTTGG GTAAAGGACATG ATAGCTGTTGTGATTCTGGTGATCTTGGATGCCTTATTTGTTCTGTGTGAGCTGCTGTTAGACCTGTCTATAATCGAAGCCGATGAGCATCACATCGCTCCACAG GAGTTTCACTACCTCAGCTTGGCTCTGCTCACCTTCTTCATGGTGGAGCTGGGCTTTAAGCTGTACGCTTTTCAGCTGGAGTTTTTCAACCGCAAATTTGAGGTGTTTGATGGAATTGTTGTGATTCTGTCTTTCATCATGAATATCGCGTACATCTTCAAAGAGAACACCTTTGATGCCAGGGGCTTGCTCATCCTGCTCAGGCTGTGGATCATTATTG GTATTCTGTTGTCAGTAAAGAGTCAAGCTGATCACAAAGTGCACAAACTGAAAGAGGAAAATGATCGTCTCCTCCATCAAATCAGTGAACTGCAAGAGCACAAAACTGCAATG GAGCAGGAGGTGAAAGCACTCTTAAAGTACTACATCAAGCATTCATAA